The nucleotide sequence GACCGGCACTGCCGCGCCTTCCACCGCACGCTCTCGCGCCGCGCCCGGCTCTACACGGAGATGGTCACCACCGGCGCCGTCCTGCACGGGCCGCGCGAGCGGCTGCTCGGCTTCTCCGCGATGGAGCACCCGGTGGCGCTGCAGCTCGGCGGCTCCGACCCGGAGGCGCTCGCCGCCTCGGCGCGCATCGCCGCCGATCTCGGCTACGACGAGGTGAACCTCAACGTCGGTTGCCCGTCCGACCGGGTGCAGGAGGGACGCTTCGGTGCCTGCCTGATGCGCGAGCCCGCCCTCGTGGCGGCGTGCGTCGCCGCCATGAAGGCGGCCGTGCGGGTGCCTGTGACGGTGAAGTGCCGCATCGGCGTCGACGATCAGGACCCCGAAGTCGCCCTCGACACACTGGCTGAGGCCGTGACCGCGGCGGGCGTAGACGGGCTCGTGGTGCACGCCCGCAAGGCCTGGCTCCAGGGCCTCTCGCCGAAGGAGAACCGGGACGTTCCGCCTCTCGATTACGGCCGCGTCGCCCGGCTGAAGCGGGCGTATCCAGACATGCCGATGGCCGTCAACGGCGGGATCGCCACCTTGGCTGAGGCGCAAGACAGGCTTGCGGAGGTCGACGGGGTGATGGTCGGCCGCGCCGCCTATACCGAGCCGGCGCTCCTCCTAGCAGTCGATCCGGAGATCTTCGGCGAGCCGGCGCCGCATGCCGACGCCTTCGCGGCGATCGAGGCCTTCGAGCCCTACATCGCGGACGTGGTCGCCCGCGGCGAACGGCTGCACGCGGTGACGCGGCACATGCTCGGCCTGTTCAACGGGCGCCCCGGCGCGCGCGCCTTCCGGCGCCACCTCTCGACCGTCGGGATGCGTCCAGAGGCCGATCTTGGGACGCTGCGCGAGGCGATAGCCCACGTCGCCCGAGCCGAGGAACGGCGGGCGGCGTAGCGTCCGACCCTCACCTAACGCTCGGGCTCCGGGGACACGGCAGCCCAGGCCGGGTCAGGCTTCGCCACTGCAGTCTCGCGGTCGTCCTGCCAGCCCTCGACCCCTTCCGGGAACCAGTAGACCTTGGTGTAGCCGGCGAGCACGAGGCGGCGGCCTGCGTTCCAGCTGCCCCAGCATTCCGGCCGGCAGAAGGTGACCACCGCCCGGCCCTTGTCTCCGCCGGTCAACGCCTCGACCCGCCGAAGGAACGCGGCCTCGCGCTCCGGGCTCAGGGGAGCGACACCGGCCCCGGGCATCCAGACGGCGCCGGGCAGCGAGCGATGAGTCGGCAGCCAGGGGCGGTCCGCCGGGAAGTTCGCGGGCTTGCGGTCGGCCACCACCACGTCGAGCAGCACCGGCTTGTCCGGCAGCATCGCGGCGAGCCGGTCCGCGTCGATCACGGCGGCGCCGGTCAGGGTGGCGGGCGTGTAACCGCGCTGAGGCCCGGTCCAGAGCCCGTCGGGTTCCGGGACGTTCACCGGCGAGTCGGCGGGCGCGGCCGCGGCGAGGAGCACCAGCGCGGCGATCGCCGCCGCGCCTCTCGGGCCGATCCGCATCGGCTCAGTTGCTCGCGCTCGGCACGGTGAAGCTGTGCTCCCAGCGACCGCCCTGGTTGTCGGTCGCCGTCACCTTCACCGGGCCGGCCGGCAGGAAGGCGAAGTTGATCACCGGATTCGAGGCGATCGAGATGTCGCCGTCCATGACGAAGACGTTCTTCGTGCCGGTGTCGACCGTGACCTTGTTGACGTAGCGCGCGGGCGTGTAGTCGCGGGTGACCTGATTCATCTGCATGCCCGAGAAGTTCGGGTGGCGGATCATCAGCGTCGCCTCGACCGGCTTGCCCGCCTGCGCCTCGCCCGCGAACTTCATCCGCATCTCGCCCATGCCCTTCATGGCCTCCTCGTCGCTCATCCCCATCGGGGCGGAGCAACCGCCGGAGGCCTTGACGAACTTCGTCGTCTCGTAGAGCGCGCCGTCCTTGGTCTCGGCGACCGCGTGGACGTTCGTGTAGTTGTTGACGCGAACGCGAAGCTTCAGCTCGCTCGGATCGGCGGCCGGGCCGAAGCGGAAATGGGCGGCGTAGGGCGAGGGGTTGTCGTCGATCACGAGGTGCACCGCCTGCACCTTGTCCTTCTCGGGCATGGTCAGGGTGATCGGCACCAGGGCGGCATCCTCGGCGCGCTTCGGCGCCTCGACCTTCACGAGCGTGTCGGTCGGCTGGATCTGGCGATCCTTGAAGATCGAGGCGGCGACGTCGCGCCAGCGCGCCTCCCGCTCGGCATCGCTGTCGGAGGAGCCGGCGGCGGAGACGGCGCCCGACAGTCCGGTGGCGAGCAGGACGCCGAAGGCGAGGGGGGCGAGCTTCGTTGCGAGCGTCATGGCGTTCCTCCTGGATAGATTTATGTAAGGTCCGCGCCGGCTATTCCCACTCGAGTTCCTTGTAGGCGACGGTCACGTTCCTGGCATTGTAGTCGTCGAACAGGTCCCACTTGCCCCGCTCGGACTGCGCGACGGTGGCGACGGCCTTCTCGATCGAAAGGTCCGCGGCGATCGCCTTGCGGGTCTCCTCGCGCAATGTGCCGAGATAGCGGGCGAGATCGGCGAGCGCCGGCACGAGATCGACGCGCACCGGGCCGTGGCCGGGCACGGCCTGCGCCGCCCCGGAGGCCTTCAGCCGCTCGATCTCCTTCAGCCAGCCGTTCAGGTTACCGTCGAGGGAGGGGATGCGCCCGACCGAGAGCAGATCGCCCGTGAACAGGAGTCCGCTGCCCGTGTCGGTCATCGAGAGGTCGCAGGTCGTGTGCGCGGTCGGATGGGCTGTGACGCGCAGGGTGCGGTCGCCAAGATCGATCTGCGCGGAGTCGGTCACGGCAAGGGTCGGGTAGACCACGGTGCCGGCTTTGTCGGCCCCGAGCACCTCCTCCAGGCGCTTGCGGTAGTACTCGCCGCGGGCCTCCAGGGCCGCCCGCAGGGCGTGGTGGCCGATGAAGGACGGCTTGTCCTCGGTGAAGGCCGCCGCACCGAAGCAATGGTCCGGGTGGACGTGGGTCATCACGACGTGGCGGATCGGCTTGTCGGTGCGCTTGCGGATCTCGCCGCGCAGCCACTGCCCGTCGGCGAGGCTGCCGCCCGATTCCGTCACCAGGACGCCGTCGCGGCCGATGATGAAGCCCGTGTTGGCGATCGCGTCGGCGTTGCCGGGCGCGGCCTCGGTGTTGGGTCCGCGCCGCACGAAGACGCCGGGCCCCACCTCTTCCAGGACCAGCGCCTCGGCCCGCACGCGGCCGGGCAGGCAGCAGAGGCAGAACCCGCCGAAGGCCGTCGCGAGCGCCTCCCGGCGCGAGAGCGCGGCACGCGCGCCGTTTCCCGACGCGGCAGCAGGTGCCCGCATGTCTCGCCTCCCTGATCGTTGCCGACCATTGAGGCGCATGCATCCGCGGCGTCAAGCGAGCCGCGCCGGTCCTGTCGGGACCGGGTCCAAGTGCCTCAGCCCGGCTGGCCGATCTCGGCCGCGAGGAAGCGGGCATGGCCCTCGGCCCGCAGCCGGCAGGCCGGGCATGTGCCGCAGCCGTAGCCCCAGGCGTGGCGACTCCCACGCTCGCCGAGGTAGCAGGTGTGGCTGTCCTCCACGATCAGGTCGACGAGGCCTTGGCCGCCGAGGTCGTGCGCGAGCGACCAGGTCCGCGCCTTGTCGATCCACATCAGCGGGGTGTGCAGCACGAAGCGGCGGTCCATGCCGAGGTTCAGCGCCACCTGCATCGCCTTGATCGCGTCGTCGCGGCAATCGGGATAGCCAGAGAAGTCGGTCTCGCACATGCCGCCGACGATGTGGCGGATCCCCCGCCGGTAGGCGAGCGCCGCCGCAAAGGTGAGGAAGACGAGGTTGCGGCCCGGCACGAAGGTGTTGGGCAGGCCGGAGGCCGCGTAGCCGATCTCGGCCTCGCGGGTCAGCGCCGTGTCGGAGACTTGGCCCAGCGCGTCGAGGGCCAGCGTGTGGTCGTCCCCGAGGCGCCGGCCCCAGGCGGGCACGAGGCGCGCGAGGCCGGTGCGGAGCCGCGCGCGGGCCTCGAGCTCGATCCGGTGGCGCTGGCCGTAGTCGAAGCCGAGCGTCTCGACGCGGGCGTAGCGGTCGAGCGCCCAGGCGAGGCAAGTGGCCGAGTCCTGCCCCCCTGAGAACAGCACCAGCGCGCGGTCGTCGCCGATCTCACTCACCCGCGTACTCCGCCCAGGACATCGGGGTCTCGTAGACCCGCACCGACGCGAGGCCCGGCAGGCCCGCCTTGGCCCGATGCCAGATCCAGGCCGCGATGTGCTCGGCGGTGGGGTTCTCGAGCCCCTCGATGTCGTTGAGCGTGTGGTGGTCGAGGCGCTCCAGCAGGGGCCGGAAGATCTCCTCGATGTCGTAGAAGTCGATCACCCAGCCGGTCCGGGGATCGACCGCGCCCGCTACCGTCAGCTCGACCCGGTAGGAATGGCCGTGCATCCGGTGGCAGCGATGCGTCGCGGGCACGTTCGGCAGACGGTGCGCCGCCTCGAAGGTGAAGGCCTGGGTGATCTTCATGGCTTACGTCTTGGTCAGCGATGCGGCTCGTGTGCCGGCATCCGGTCGGGCCACCCCATAGCGTGTTCAAGCCCTTCCGGGCAAAGCGCGTTCTCAGGTCTGGGCCCTGCCCGAGACGCCGGCCTGCGCGAAGGTGGCCATGTCCCGGTGGCAGGCGAGTGCCCCCTTCAGCAGGCCGATCGCCAGGGCGGCGCCGGAGCCCTCGCCGAGGCGCATGCCGAGCGCCAGCAGGGGCTTGAGGCCGAGCCGCTCCAAGACCTCGGCGTGCGCGCCCTCCGCCGATACGTGGCCGGCGAGGCAATGGTCGAGGGCGCGCGGGTCAAGGGCGTGCAGCACGGCCGCCGCCGCGGTCGAGACATAGCCGTCGATCACCACCGGTACCCGCTGCAGGCGGGCTGCCAGGATCGCGCCCGCCATCGCGGCGATCTCGCGCCCGCCGAGCCGGCGCAGCACCTCCAGCGGGTCGTCGAGATGGCCGGCGTGGTGGGCGAGCGCCGCCTCGACGGCCGCGACCTTGCGGGCATACCCCGCCGCGTCGACCCCGGTGCCGCGGCCGACCCAGTGCGCGGCGTCACCGCCGAACAGGGCGGCGTAGATCGCCGCCGCGATCGTGGTGTTGCCGATGCCCATCTCGCCGAGCCCCAGGCAGTCGGTGCCGGCCGCGATCGATTCCATGCCGAAGGCCATGGTGGCGACGCAGCCGCGCTCGTCCAGCGCCGGGCCCTCGCAGATGTCGCCGGTCGGCACGTCGAGGGCGAGGTCGAACACCTTGAAGCCGAGGCCGTAGGTGGCGCAGATCTGGTTGATCGCAGCCCCCCCGGCGGCGAAGTTGTCGAGCATCTGCCGGTTGACCGCGTCGGGGAAGGCCGAGACGCCGCGCCGCGTCACGCCGTGGCTCGCCGCGAAGACGCAGACCAGCGGCCGGTCAAGCGAGGGCGGCGCCTTGCCCTGCCAGGCGGCGAGCCACGCGACCAGCTCCTCCATGCGGCCGAGCGCGCCCGCGGGCTTCGTCAGCTGCGCCTCGCGCGCCGCGACCGCGCCCACGGCCTCCGCGTCGGCCTCGGGCATGGTGGCGACGAGGCGGCGGATGTCGGCGAAGGGGCTCTCGGGGCGGCTCTCGGTCATGTGCGCAATCCTGTGGGCGGCCGGCGCGGCGGCTGCGGCGGGGCCCGGCGAGCACGCTATAGTGCCGCCGGGCCGGGGGGTGAAGGCGCCGGCCGCCCAGGGCTCGGGCGGCGGAGGGAGCGCGGGCGATGGGCGAGCGATCCTCGGGCGGGGAGGCCGACTGGCCGGGCCGCTTCCTCCTGCACGATCTGGCCGCCTGCCTGCGCTTCTACTCGCGCCTGCCGGTGCCGCATCTCGGGCCCGGCGACCCGTACGCGGCGCCCGACTTCACGACGGTGCCCCGGATGCTGCCGGTCGCGGGCCTGATCCTGGCCCTGCCGGCGGCCGGCGCGCTGCTGGCGGCCTGGGCGCTCGGCCTCGGGCCTTTCCTCGCGGCGGTGCTGGCGCTCGCGGTCTCCGTCGTCGTGACCGGCGCCCTGCACGAGGACGGGCTCGCCGATGTCGCGGACGGGTTCGGCGGCGCGACGCGGGAGCGGCGCCTGGAGATCATGCGCGACAGCCGGATCGGCGCCTACGGGGCGACGACTCTCGTCCTGGCGCTGTTGCTGCGGATCGGGGCCCTCGCCACCCTGCTCGACAGGGTCGCCGCAGTGGCGGCGGTCGCGCTGCTCCTCGCCGCAGCGCTCTCGCGGGTGGCGGCGCTGCTGCCGATGGTGCTGCTCGGGCCGGCTCGGCCGGACGGGCTCAGCTCGGCGGTGGGCCGCCCGAGCCGCGGGACGCTCGGTGTTGCCGCCGGGTTCGGCCTCGTGCTGGCGCTCCTCGCCCTGCCGTTCGGGCTGCCCGCCCACGGCATCCTCCTGATGCTGCTGCTCTCCGGCCTCGCCGCCCTCGCGCTGACGCGGCTCGCCGCCTCCCGGATCGGCGGGCAGACCGGGGATGTCGTCGGCGCCTGCCAGCAGGCGGCGGAGATTGCGGGCCTCCTCGGCCTGATCGCCTGCCTGCCGGCCTGACGCCCGGTGCCGGCCTGACGACCGGTGCTGCCCTGATCGCCTGCCTGGCGCCCAGTGCCGGCCCGACGCGGGCCCGCACCGCACTTGATCTGCGGGCGGATCGGCGGGCAAGTGGGGGCATGTCGCAGAAGCCGTCGAGTCCCTGCACCAAGGTCTGCATCCTCGATGCGGAGACCGGCCTCTGTCGCGGATGCGGGCGCACCCGCGACGAGATCGCCGCCTGGGGCCTGCTCGGCGAGCCGCAGCGGCGCGCGATCATGGCGGGACTGGCGGCGCGGCTCGACGCGGCCTATCCGTCGCGCGCGGCCGAGCCGGCGATCTCCGGGTGACCCGTCGATGATCCAGTACCTGGCAATCGCCGCGATCCTGGCCGTGGTGGCCGCCCTCATCATCACGGACGGGACGGGCAGCGTGGCCGGCGTCGAGCCGGACACGCTTGCGGGCGTGGCTTTCGGGGTCGGCACCCTGGTGCTGGTCACCGCGGGCTACTGGCGCCGCTTCGGCAGCGGTCTCGGCGTCAACCTGCGCCACGCCTTGATCTGGCTCGCGCTCGGGCTCGCCTGCATCGTCGGGTACAGCTACCGCGACGAGATCCAGGGCGTCAGATCCCGGGTCGTCGGCGAGCTGCGGCCGGGCACCGCCGTCGTCTCGGGCCAGACCGTCGCCATCGTCCGGCGGCAGGACGGGGATTTCGAGGTCGAGGCCGAGGTGAACGGCCGGGTCCAGACCTTCGCGTTCGATACCGGCGCCAGCGCCGTGGTGCTCACCGCCGAGAACGCCGCCGCGCTCGGGATCCGCCCGGGCGACAACGACTTCACGACGCGGGTCTCGACGGCGAACGGCACGGCCTACGCCGCGCCGATCCTCATCGACGCGATCAGCATCGGCCCGATCACCGAGCGGCGCATCCCGGCCCTCGTCGCCCGCACGGGCGCGCTGGCGCAGAACCTTCTGGGCCAGAGCTTCCTGACGCGGCTGCCCGGCTACGAGGTGCGCGGCGACCGGCTGATCCTGCGGGGCCGCTGAGCGGGCGCGGGGGGCGACAAAGGCGGGCTTTCGGCGGGCGGTGGGGTTTTTCAGGGGCGCCGAGCCCGTATAACCCGCCGCAGGCCGGGGACGGGTCACGGACCCGCCGGAAGCCGTGCCGAGGACATCCTGCCGAGGACACCCCGCCCATGTCACAGGTCGTGCAATCCCGCCGCCGCAGCGCCGTCGACATCGCCAAGGCCAAGGCCGAGGGGCGCAAGATCATCTCGCTCACCGCCTATCACGCCCACACGGCCTCGATCCTCGACCCTTACTGCGACTTCATCCTGGTCGGCGATTCGCTCGGCATGGTCATGCACGGGATGGAATCGACGCTGCCTGTCACCCTGGAGATGATGATCCTTCAGGCGCAGGCGGTGATGCGGGGCACGAGCCGCGCCCTCGTGGTGGTCGACATGCCCTTCGGCAGCTACGAGGCGAGCCGCGAGCAGGCCTTCATGAGCGCGGCCCGCATCCTGAAGGAGACCGGCGCGGGCGCGGTGAAGCTCGAGGGCGGCGCGCGCTTCGCCGAGACGGTCGCCTTCCTGACCCAGCGCGGCGTGCCGGTGATGGGCCATATCGGGCTCACCCCCCAGTCTGTGAACACGATGGGCGGCTTCCGGGTGCAGGGCAGGGGCCCGGACGGCGAGCGCCTGCTCCTGGAGGATGCCCGCGCGATCAGCGAGGCGGGCGCCTTCGCGATCGTGCTGGAGGGCATCGTGGAGCCGGTGGCCCGCGCCATCGCGGCAGCGCCCGAAGTCACCGCCGCCACGATCGGGATCGGCGCCTCGTCCACCTGCGACGGCCAGATCCTCGTGCTGGAGGACATGCTGGGGCTCTCCGAGCGCACACCGAAATTCGTCAAGCAGTTCGGCTCGCTGCGTGCCCATATCGAGGGTGCGGTGAAGACCTACGCCGAGGAGGTCCGCGCCGGCCGCTTCCCCGAGGACGCGCACACCTACGCGGACAAGTGAGGCTCACGCTCGGCGTGGCGTCACGGTGCGCTGAGCCTGCCGCTAGAGCACGATGCGGAAAAGTGGAATCCGGTTTTCCGCATCGTGCGACCACAAAGAGATAGAGCGTGCTGCTGTTTCCGTGGAAACGCCGCACGCTCTAGCGGCGCGCCATCCCGTATTCGGACCGCTCCGCGCGGCGCCAGCGCAGATAGGCCTGATAGACCGCCTCCTTGTCGGCGGCGGCGCCCTGCGGCTGCTCGCTGAGGAAACGCTCGACCTCGCCCTGGGACGGCGTGTCACCGCGGTGGCTGTCGAGCCAATCCTGCGCCGGCTGGAACCGGGTCCAGCCCGGGACGGCGGCCGCGAGGTTCACCTCGCGCCATTTCGGATGATGCTGGGGCGCCAGGAACCGGTCGAACCGGTCGAAGAAGGCGGCGGTGAAGCGCTCCAGCTTCCTGTAGCGCTCAGAACCCTTCGGGTGATTGTAGACGCCGAGGATCGTGCCGACCGCGAGCGTCTCGACGGGTTTCGAGCCGTCGACGAGCTTCGGGTAGTCGGCGCCCGTCAGCGTGGCGGGCACGTAGGCCTCGCCGATCCGGTCGCTGTAGGGCACCGTGACGAGGTGGAACCGGCCTGCCGGCTCGAAGCCGGCGACGATCGCGACGGGTCGGGCGGCCACCGAGACGACCGCATCGAGCTCACCCCGGCGCAGCATCTCGAGGGCCGTCGGCTGGTCCACGTTGACCGCCTCGACCGCGACGCCGAGTTCGCGGAACATGGCGCGCCCGCTGTAATCCGTCCCGCTGCCCTTCACGTCGAAGCTGACGCGCTTGCCCGCGAGTTCGCCGACCGCGCCCACTTCCTTCGGGGCGATGACGTGGAGTTCGTCGTTGAAGAGCTTGGCGATGTAGTGGATCCGCTTCTCGATCTCCTTGAGGCGCTTGTCCTGGCGCAGCTGGTCCAGGGTATCGGTGCGCACGAAGCCGAGATCGACCCCTTTCAGGAAGCGGAGGTCGTAGGCGTTGGCCCCGGCGCCCCGGCCCAGGATGGGGAGGATGCGGAGCCTGTCGCCGTCGTCGAGGACGAAGGCGAGGTCGGCCCCGGTGCGGAAATAGGTGCCGCCGGGCGTGCCGGTGACGATCGAGACGGTGTTGGCGTTCAGCGTCTCGCTGAGCGCCGTCTCGGTCGCCGAGTCCTGGGCGGCGGGCCGCTTCTGCGCCGCGGCGTCCCGCGCCAGCCCCGCGGCGAGAAGCAGCGCGAAGGCTGTCGCGCAGGCCAGCCTCCAGGCCGCCCTCCAGGCCGTCGCACAGGATCGGACCGCCCTCATGCCCCTCGTCCCCATCGCCGTGCTCCCTCGGATTGATGGCTCAGCGCGCCGCCTCGGCGACGCTCTTGGGATCGCGCAGGCCGGCTGCGGCTGCCCGGGCGTAGAGCGCGCTCGCGCGCTCCGGATCGGGGCGCAATCCGTGGACGCGCCAAGCGCGCAGCATCTTCGGATCGCAGGTCTGGGCGAGCAGGAAGGTGGCGCGGGCATCGCCCCGCGCGACCAGATGTTCAAGCACGAGCTGGGCGCCGCTGATATCGCCCGATCGGATGAGCCGCTCGGCCCGTGCCAGCAGGGGCGCGTTCTGGGGATCCGAGGGCGGGGCCGCCGCCTGCGGGGTCGGCGCGGGTGGTTCGCCGGGGCCCGGCGCTCGCGCGGCTGCCGGTCCAACTGCAGGTCCGACTGCGGTCGCTTCCGTCCGGGCGACCGCGGCCTCGGCGCGGCGCTGGGCCGGTGCGGGATCCGGCGCCTCGATGTCCGCGGCGGTCGCCGCCGGTCGGATGGCGGGCGGCGTGACGGGCGCGGCGGCGACGGGCGTGGGCGCTGGGGCAGGCGCGGGGGCAGGCACGGCGCGTTCCTGCCGCGGCTGCACCCGCAGCGTGAAGACCGACCGCGCGATCGGCAGCGGGCGCCCGGTCTCCGTGAGCGACAGGGCCGCGACCGCCAGCGTGTAGGCGCCGGTCTGCTCCGGCTGGAGCGTGACGGCGAGGTTGGCGAGCTTCCAGTCCGTCACCTCGACCATCGCGCGGTCCTCGGCGGTGGTGACCGCGTGGTCCGCATCGCTGAGCCGCGCGCCCTTCGGCAGGCCGAGGATGTAGGTGCTCCCCCCGGACCGGCCGGGCCGGTGTCGCACCTCGACCTGGAGGGGAATGGCCGTGCCCTGCTCGCCGGCGACGTCCCGCGCGGAGACGCGCGGCGCAGCCGGGTCGGGGGCGCCCGGCCCCGCCTCGTCCACCCGGGCGGGCGCCTCCGCGCGTGCGCCGGGGACGCCGCCCCAGCAGGCCTGAAGGACGAGCAGGGCGATCGGGATACCGGTCCTGCGGGCGTTCCGGCGAGGCGGAGCGACGGGCATCACGATCGACATCGAGACCTCCCTGCGATCGAACGGGCGGCGATGCCCGGCCCGGCCGCGGGGCGCATTGCCCCGGGCAAGAGCGCCACGGACCAGAACGTCAATCCTCGTCGCGCAGAAAGCGCGAATTGTTCTGTACCAGGAAGGTCTTTGTCTGAACTATAGAGACGACCCGCATTAACATATGCAAGAATTGAGTATGATGCGGGATACTGTGCCCAGACATCGGTCAGCCAGCGACCGACGGGCTCGGCGCCTCTCGAAACGTTCGTGCGAACCGGGCGTGGCGCTTAAGGCCGACGCGAGGGCGTCAGCCTCAGGCCCGGGGCGGGGCGCTCCAGCAGCACCTCGCGGCGGAAGCGCACGAGGCGGGCCGGGCGTCCGGCCGTGCCGCTGGTGACGTCCTCGGTCTCCTCCACCAGCCCCTGCTGCGCCACGAGGCGGCGGAAGTTCTGCTTGTGCAGCGGCGTACCGGCGAGCGCCTCTACGCTGCGCTGGAGCTGCAGCAGGGTGAAGGCCGGCGGCATCAGCTCGAACACGACGGGGCGGTACTTGATCTTGCCGCGCATCCGCCCGATCGCGGTGGCGAGGACCCGGCGATGATCGAAGGCCATCGGCACCCCGGTCGGGTCGCCCGGCACCGCCTGGCCCGCATTGCCCTGCGCCTCTGGGATCAGTCCGGCCTCGAACAGAAGCTCGTAGCGCTCCAGCACGCGCTCGTCGCTCCAGGTGCCGCCGCCGAGCCCGAAGGTCAGCCCCAGCCGGTCGGCGCGCAGGCGGCGCAGCTTCGCCTCCGCGGGCTCCGCGGCCCAGGCCTCGAGCCGGGCGGCGATCGCGTCGAGTTGCGGGGGACGGCCCTGGCGGAAATCCTCGTAGGGCAGGTAGCGGTACCAGTTCTGCCAGGCCGCCTCGGCGAGCCCGGCGGGCCGCTCCTCGCGCACCAGCGCCAGATAGGCCACCGAGAGCGTGTGGGCGCCGGCCGCCGCATCGCCCGAGCGGTCGCGATCGCCGAAGGTGTAGAGTTGCTCGACATAGCCGAGGCGCTGGTGCGTCTGCCGCTCGACCCAGGCGCGAAGCCCCCGCTCCAGGGTGGCGTGCTCGGAGACGAGTGGGCCCGCGGGCAGGCCGTCGTCGCGTCCCGGCGCCTGCCCGGGCACCCGGACCGTGAGCGCGCGCGGCTCGCCCTCGGTCGCCGCCACGATGACCGCGACGAGGCCGACGGAGGAGGGATTCTCCACCGCGCCGGGCGGCACCTCCCGCCCTTCCGTGCCCCGTACGTTCTCGACTCCGGACATGCTCGACATCGACAGGGAAACACTTGGACGGGGAAGCACTCGGGCCGCGCCCTTCCCGGAGCGCGACGCCTCGAAGCTTTGCGCGATACGCCGCCGCGCCGGGTGCCCTCTCACCGCACCATGAAAGGTTCGCGACAGGTTCTTAGCCGTACTTAGCCGCCCGCCGTCAACCGGAGCGCGTGCCCAGCCTTGCAAAGCGGGCGCCCGCGACCCAAACCGCTCGGAGGGCGGCGGTTGAGCGGGTTGTTCCGCGATCCGGCCGCGCATCCGCGGGAAGGCAACGATGAGCGGAAGTCCCCACGTCGACCTGAGACTCTACGGGCTCCTCGACGTCGGAATCTGCGGCGGCGACGGCGCGCGGCTCGCCGCGATGGCGGTCGAGGCCGCGTCCGGCGGCTGCACCCTGCTCCAGTACCGCGAGAAGGACATCCCGAACGCCCGCGCCGCGCTGGAGCGGATCCGCGCGATCCGGTCGGCGCTCGCCGGCCGCGTGCCGCTCCTCGTCAACGACCGGGTCGACCTGGCGCTGGCCGCCGGTGCCGAGGGCGTGCATCTCGGCCAGGGCGACATGCACCCGGCCGACGCGCGGGCGCTCCTTGGCGCGGGCGCGATCGTCGGGCTCACCCTGAAGACCGCCGCGCAGGCCGACGAGCTCTACCGCCTGCCAGTCGACTACGCCTGCATCGGCGGCGTGTTCGCGACCGGCAGCAAGGACAATCCGGACCCGCCGGTCGGCCTGGAGGGCCTCGCCCGCATCGTCTTCCGGGGGCGCCTCGCGCGCGGGACCTCCTTCCCTCTCGGCGCCATCGCGGGCATCGATTCGAGCAACGCCGCCGCGGTGATCGCCGCCGGCGCGGACGGCGTCGCGGTGATCTCGGCCCTGTTCGGGGCGGAGGCCGTCGAGGGCCGGGCGCGGGACCTGCGCGCCCGTGTGGACGCGGCGCTCGCCGAGCGGGGAGGGGCCCGATGATCGCCCTCACCATCGCGGGCTCGGATTCGGGCGGCGGCGCCGGGATCCAGGCCGACCTCAAGACCTTCTCGGCGCTCGGCGTCTACGGCGCCAGCGTGATCACCGCGCTCACCGCCCAGAACACGCTCGGCGTCCAGGCGATCCACGACGTGCCGGCCGATTTCGTGACGGCGCAGTGCGACAGCGTGTTCTCCGATCTCGCGGTGGCCGCGGTGAAGATCGGCATGCTGTCGCGCGCCCCCGTGATCGCGGCAGTGGCGGCTGCCCTCGACCATCATGCCGGGACGATCCCCGTGGTGCTTGACCCGGTGATGGTCGCGACCAGTGGCGACCGCCTCATCGGGGACGACGCGGTGGCGGCGCTCAGCAGTACCCTGATGCCGCGGGCCGACCTGATCACGCCGAACCTGCCGGAAGCCGCGGCCCTGCTGGACGAGG is from Methylobacterium radiodurans and encodes:
- the thiD gene encoding bifunctional hydroxymethylpyrimidine kinase/phosphomethylpyrimidine kinase; the protein is MIALTIAGSDSGGGAGIQADLKTFSALGVYGASVITALTAQNTLGVQAIHDVPADFVTAQCDSVFSDLAVAAVKIGMLSRAPVIAAVAAALDHHAGTIPVVLDPVMVATSGDRLIGDDAVAALSSTLMPRADLITPNLPEAAALLDEAVAVGEAEAEAQGHRLLRLGARAVLIKGGHGEGAESVDLLVTPAGVRRFPAPRAATRNTHGTGCTLSAAVAAGLARGLDLPDAVGAAKTYVSGAIAAADRLMIGRGNGPVHHFFAHWH